One genomic segment of Clostridium estertheticum subsp. estertheticum includes these proteins:
- a CDS encoding peptidase domain-containing ABC transporter, with amino-acid sequence MKNIFKKYYCIKQHDYKDCGCACLATICKTYGLKYPISKIREASGTDKKGTSALGIIKASERLGFSAKGVKSSKPEDIFSGIPLPAIAHVIIDKTLLHYVVIHKISEKEILVADPAKGIVKYKPADFFNIWTGILILMTPTVKFEKGNELKGVFSRFFDLIKPQRGLLVNIFLSSVLITIFGILGSFYFKLLLDDIVPNNLTQSLHMFSIGFIILITFKVITNAFRTQLLIHLGQRLDIPLMLGYYDHVINLPMNFFGTREVGEIISRFNDASKIRDAISGVTLTMMIDVFMVIIGGSILYSQSSLLFGITLVPLILYGIIVFIFKKSIEKVNRETMESNAKLTSYLVQSLTGIETIKAFNAEGEVNAETEKRFIKLIKAVFKNGFINNFQVSLKGFVKGIFSIVILWIGTLQVLGGKISFGELLTFNALLVYFLDPIENIINLQPTVQTAIVAAERLSEILDLSLEKSIDENKKIVPETLKGDIEFKDLDFRYGTRSLILKNINLKVKSGEKIALVGESGSGKTTLAKLLMNFYQCEKGELLINGYNIKDINVESLRDKTAYISQETFLFNGTIIENLSLGNPYLTYEEIIEACKKAQIHNFINSIPLRYNTLVEENGSNFSGGQKQRLSIARAILRKPEILIMDEATSNLDSITERAIEKTIYEFSKDITTVIIAHRLSTIMRCDTIYILEKGEIIERGSHIELIKQKGKYSELWKEQLPDSYEEEMVAAKEVETNEI; translated from the coding sequence ATGAAAAATATATTTAAAAAATATTATTGTATTAAGCAACATGACTATAAAGATTGTGGTTGCGCTTGCTTAGCAACAATATGTAAGACATATGGATTAAAGTATCCAATATCTAAAATAAGGGAGGCGTCCGGTACTGATAAAAAGGGGACAAGTGCTTTAGGAATAATTAAAGCATCAGAACGATTAGGTTTTTCGGCTAAAGGGGTTAAATCGAGTAAACCGGAAGACATATTTAGTGGAATACCATTGCCAGCTATAGCACATGTGATCATAGATAAAACACTCTTGCATTATGTTGTTATACATAAGATAAGTGAAAAAGAAATTTTAGTTGCAGATCCAGCAAAGGGGATAGTTAAATATAAACCAGCAGATTTTTTCAATATATGGACAGGCATACTTATTCTTATGACTCCAACTGTTAAGTTTGAAAAAGGAAATGAACTTAAGGGAGTATTTTCAAGGTTTTTTGATTTGATAAAACCACAAAGGGGATTATTAGTTAATATATTTTTATCGTCTGTATTAATAACCATATTTGGTATTTTAGGTTCATTTTATTTTAAGTTGTTATTAGATGACATAGTACCAAATAATCTAACTCAATCATTACATATGTTTTCAATTGGATTTATTATTTTAATTACATTTAAGGTTATTACAAATGCTTTTAGAACTCAGCTTTTAATTCATTTAGGTCAACGTTTAGATATTCCGTTAATGCTTGGATATTATGACCATGTAATTAATTTACCAATGAACTTTTTTGGAACTAGAGAAGTTGGAGAAATTATATCAAGATTTAATGATGCTTCTAAAATAAGAGATGCTATTTCAGGTGTAACTCTTACTATGATGATAGATGTTTTTATGGTTATAATAGGTGGATCAATATTATATTCTCAAAGTTCTTTATTGTTTGGAATTACTTTAGTACCATTAATTCTTTATGGAATAATAGTTTTTATATTTAAAAAAAGTATTGAAAAAGTTAACAGAGAAACAATGGAAAGTAATGCAAAATTAACATCTTATTTAGTTCAATCATTAACTGGGATAGAAACTATAAAAGCTTTTAATGCAGAAGGGGAAGTTAATGCAGAAACAGAAAAAAGATTTATAAAACTTATAAAAGCTGTATTTAAAAATGGATTTATAAATAACTTTCAGGTATCATTAAAAGGTTTTGTAAAAGGGATATTTTCAATTGTAATACTTTGGATTGGAACATTACAAGTATTAGGTGGGAAAATAAGTTTTGGGGAACTACTAACCTTTAATGCCTTATTAGTATATTTCCTAGACCCAATAGAAAATATAATCAACTTACAACCAACTGTACAAACAGCGATAGTGGCAGCTGAAAGGCTTTCAGAAATACTAGATTTATCATTAGAAAAATCCATTGATGAAAATAAAAAAATAGTTCCTGAAACATTAAAAGGTGATATAGAATTTAAGGATTTAGATTTTAGATATGGGACAAGAAGTCTTATATTAAAAAATATAAATCTAAAAGTTAAATCTGGAGAAAAGATAGCTTTAGTTGGTGAAAGTGGCTCTGGGAAAACTACATTAGCAAAATTACTAATGAACTTCTATCAATGTGAAAAAGGTGAATTACTTATAAATGGATATAACATAAAAGATATTAATGTGGAGTCATTAAGAGATAAAACAGCCTATATATCACAAGAAACATTTTTATTTAATGGAACAATAATTGAAAATTTATCACTTGGAAATCCATATTTAACATATGAAGAAATTATAGAAGCTTGTAAAAAGGCTCAGATACATAACTTTATAAACTCAATCCCTTTAAGATACAACACTTTAGTAGAAGAAAATGGTTCTAATTTTTCAGGAGGCCAAAAGCAAAGATTATCAATAGCAAGAGCCATACTTAGAAAGCCTGAAATTCTTATTATGGATGAAGCAACAAGCAATTTGGATTCAATAACTGAAAGAGCTATTGAAAAAACAATATATGAATTTAGTAAGGATATAACAACTGTAATAATTGCACATAGATTAAGCACTATTATGAGATGTGATACTATTTATATTTTAGAAAAAGGAGAAATTATAGAAAGAGGTTCTCATATAGAACTTATAAAACAAAAGGGTAAGTATTCTGAGTTATGGAAAGAACAACTTCCAGATAGTTATGAAGAAGAAATGGTAGCAGCTAAGGAGGTAGAAACAAATGAAATTTAA
- a CDS encoding ABC transporter ATP-binding protein: MSYIEIKNLTKIIKGNKVLDNININLSNGKIYGFIGRNGSGKTMLFRAICGLIRPTTGEITINGKIISNDIDFPESCGAILETPGFWDNQTGLECLKNIASIKSIINKDIISQWMLKLGLDPKDRKTFKKYSLGMKQKLALVQALMESPNLIILDEPTNALDEESVLILKDILKKERERGATILLSSHNKTDIEELSDKIFKIDVGKVKEV, from the coding sequence ATGAGTTATATAGAAATTAAAAATCTTACCAAAATTATAAAGGGAAATAAGGTATTAGACAATATAAATATTAACTTGAGTAATGGAAAAATATATGGCTTCATAGGTAGAAATGGTTCAGGAAAGACTATGCTGTTTAGGGCTATCTGCGGGTTAATAAGGCCTACCACTGGAGAAATTACAATAAACGGCAAAATCATTTCAAACGATATAGATTTCCCTGAGTCCTGTGGAGCAATTTTAGAGACACCAGGATTTTGGGATAATCAAACAGGATTAGAATGTTTAAAAAATATAGCAAGTATAAAATCAATTATTAATAAAGATATAATATCTCAGTGGATGCTTAAATTAGGATTAGACCCAAAAGACAGAAAAACCTTTAAAAAATATTCATTAGGAATGAAACAAAAATTAGCTTTAGTCCAGGCTCTTATGGAATCACCAAATTTAATCATTTTAGATGAACCAACAAATGCTCTAGATGAAGAAAGTGTTCTTATTTTAAAAGATATTCTAAAAAAAGAAAGAGAAAGAGGCGCAACGATATTACTTTCTAGTCATAATAAAACAGATATTGAAGAATTAAGTGATAAAATATTTAAAATAGATGTTGGTAAGGTTAAAGAGGTGTAA
- the rodA gene encoding rod shape-determining protein RodA → MKKNLFKKLDYIILITAILIVVFGSLNIYSATYSDYKYYYLKSQLIWLLIGFILVFIIILIDYKKILSYSYLIYWVGIVLVLYTDFMTKSINGANSWIRIGGFSLQPGEFMKIGLILILANRIEYMEGDVNKPKNLLILSLYALLPIALIIKQPNLGMAMIFCFIAFSILYISGLNLKVIFLGAIAIIPISTLIWFTGVLKTYQKNRIIAFLDPASYQQGISYQLTQSISGIGYGGLLGNGFFKGIQIGVIPEIHTDFIFAAVGEEWGLIGAICLLSLYGVMMCRIIKLAKSSENIAGSLICVGTVASFLFSIFQNIGMTIGIMPIAGITLPFMSYGGSSMLTNFISLGLVLNVGIRRQKIDFR, encoded by the coding sequence ATGAAAAAAAATTTATTTAAAAAATTGGATTATATAATTCTTATCACTGCAATTCTTATTGTTGTTTTCGGCAGTCTTAATATTTACAGTGCTACATATTCAGATTATAAATATTATTATTTAAAATCACAGTTAATATGGCTATTAATAGGATTTATTTTAGTATTTATCATTATATTGATTGATTATAAGAAAATACTTAGTTATTCATACCTAATTTATTGGGTTGGAATTGTATTAGTGTTATATACTGATTTTATGACCAAATCTATAAATGGAGCTAATTCATGGATAAGGATTGGAGGCTTCAGTCTTCAGCCAGGCGAATTTATGAAAATTGGATTAATACTTATTCTCGCAAATCGAATAGAATATATGGAAGGCGATGTAAATAAGCCTAAAAACTTACTCATTCTATCTTTATATGCCTTACTTCCTATAGCTTTAATTATAAAGCAACCTAATCTAGGTATGGCAATGATATTTTGTTTTATTGCTTTTTCTATATTATATATATCAGGTTTGAATTTGAAGGTCATTTTTTTGGGAGCGATAGCTATAATTCCTATTAGCACTCTAATATGGTTTACTGGAGTTCTAAAAACTTATCAAAAAAATAGAATTATTGCCTTTTTAGATCCTGCATCTTATCAACAGGGTATTTCATATCAATTAACACAATCGATATCAGGAATTGGTTACGGTGGTCTATTAGGAAATGGATTTTTTAAAGGGATTCAAATTGGAGTTATTCCTGAAATTCATACTGATTTTATATTTGCTGCGGTTGGAGAAGAGTGGGGTTTAATTGGAGCTATATGTTTACTTTCATTATATGGAGTAATGATGTGTAGAATAATCAAATTGGCTAAATCATCAGAAAATATTGCAGGTAGTTTAATTTGTGTAGGTACAGTTGCTTCATTTTTATTCTCTATTTTTCAAAATATAGGTATGACAATTGGAATTATGCCAATTGCCGGAATAACATTACCATTTATGAGTTACGGAGGAAGTTCTATGCTTACTAATTTTATTTCCTTAGGATTAGTTTTAAATGTAGGGATAAGAAGACAAAAAATTGATTTTAGATAG
- a CDS encoding TetR/AcrR family transcriptional regulator, whose protein sequence is MKREIRIPVQKRSIEKRKKIIDAALKIFNEKGYFNTNTAEIAKEAELATGSLYAYFKDKKDIFLEVTNLYGNAIYNHSVTELSKIKDTSDLDLIIKTTINIIIQSHKIYSNFHQEMMTLCYIDNDIKYQVREQQKLLLNKYIEEFKFFNLNIKHSKEKYFLIYSLIEDTCHEIVYADKSILDRDVLIDECVKVIKKVLL, encoded by the coding sequence ATGAAAAGAGAAATAAGAATACCAGTTCAAAAAAGATCAATTGAAAAAAGAAAAAAAATAATTGATGCCGCACTAAAAATATTCAATGAAAAAGGTTATTTCAACACCAATACAGCTGAAATTGCTAAGGAAGCGGAATTAGCTACGGGGAGTCTGTATGCATATTTTAAAGATAAAAAAGATATATTTCTAGAAGTTACAAATTTATACGGAAACGCTATTTATAATCATAGTGTTACCGAACTGAGTAAAATAAAAGATACAAGTGATTTGGATTTAATTATAAAAACCACTATAAATATAATAATTCAAAGCCACAAAATATACTCAAATTTCCATCAAGAAATGATGACATTATGTTATATAGATAATGATATTAAATACCAAGTTCGTGAACAACAAAAACTTTTGCTCAATAAATATATCGAAGAATTTAAATTTTTCAATTTAAATATTAAACATAGTAAAGAAAAATATTTTTTGATATATTCATTAATTGAAGATACCTGTCACGAAATTGTTTATGCTGACAAATCAATTTTAGACAGAGATGTTTTAATAGATGAGTGTGTCAAGGTAATAAAAAAAGTATTATTATAA
- a CDS encoding MFS transporter: MKKSKVILGFTALIIGCFLGVLDSTIVNIALPDIATYLGKSINDVSWVTTAYLLSFSVFLIIGSKIADQFGRKKILIIGLFIFGLSSLLCGVGNSFIFLIIMRFFQGIGAAIVTPVVLPLGLEIFGKEKRGFVIAVSGGITALAAAAGPPMGGIIIQYLNWKYIFYVNVPMTIIAIVFAALSLNESYDTTVSKKVDVLGAILLMISIFCLVFSLLKGNDYGWQSKTIVSLFCICILSIITFLIIEVKTKEPMLPLNLFKESTFTASCILYMSAGFATASPLLLLNFYLEEVFNYSPLKSGLVLMTLSLASVLGIPLGSILVKKIGSRLVNFSGILIVGVGTVLLSQIDINTSITSMRITLVIMGIGFGFSVQSIASSIKYLPVEKSGIASGIINAARQIGMCIGIAVLVSILNSNVTNATNNIKKDVTTQINSQANLQPIIKGKMLNKINNPNQDVIRDIKNKELSKAFDNTFVVSYTIVFLLSICALFTDRKQTDIEKLIV; this comes from the coding sequence ATGAAAAAAAGTAAGGTTATTTTAGGTTTTACAGCACTAATTATTGGTTGTTTTTTGGGGGTTCTGGATAGTACTATAGTAAATATAGCATTACCAGATATAGCAACTTATTTAGGCAAAAGCATTAATGATGTAAGTTGGGTTACAACTGCGTACTTGTTATCATTTTCAGTTTTTCTAATTATAGGTTCTAAAATTGCAGATCAATTTGGAAGAAAAAAAATTTTAATAATAGGATTATTTATATTTGGGTTATCATCACTACTCTGTGGGGTAGGGAATTCATTTATATTTTTGATCATTATGAGATTTTTTCAAGGGATAGGCGCTGCAATTGTAACTCCTGTAGTTTTACCTCTAGGACTTGAAATTTTTGGCAAAGAAAAAAGAGGTTTTGTAATAGCTGTATCAGGTGGGATTACAGCTTTAGCAGCCGCTGCTGGGCCACCTATGGGCGGAATAATTATCCAATATTTGAACTGGAAATATATTTTTTATGTTAATGTTCCAATGACTATTATAGCTATAGTTTTTGCAGCTTTATCGTTGAATGAATCTTATGATACTACAGTTTCAAAAAAAGTAGATGTTCTAGGTGCAATTTTACTTATGATAAGTATATTTTGCTTAGTTTTTTCACTTCTTAAAGGAAACGATTATGGATGGCAATCAAAAACAATAGTATCACTTTTTTGCATTTGTATTTTATCAATTATTACATTTTTAATTATTGAAGTTAAAACTAAAGAACCAATGCTACCACTTAATTTATTTAAGGAAAGTACATTTACGGCTTCTTGCATTCTTTATATGTCAGCAGGGTTTGCAACAGCTTCGCCACTTTTATTATTAAATTTTTATCTAGAAGAGGTATTTAACTACTCTCCTCTTAAGTCTGGCCTTGTACTGATGACTCTTTCACTAGCTTCGGTATTAGGTATCCCTCTAGGTAGTATTTTGGTTAAAAAGATTGGATCAAGACTTGTTAATTTCTCAGGAATACTTATTGTTGGAGTAGGCACAGTGTTGTTATCGCAGATAGACATAAACACTTCAATAACAAGCATGAGAATAACCCTTGTTATTATGGGAATTGGATTTGGATTTTCAGTGCAATCAATCGCTTCATCAATAAAATACCTACCTGTAGAAAAAAGTGGTATAGCATCAGGAATTATTAATGCTGCAAGGCAAATAGGAATGTGTATAGGAATTGCAGTTCTTGTGAGTATATTAAATAGTAATGTCACAAATGCAACTAATAACATTAAAAAGGATGTTACGACCCAAATAAATTCACAAGCAAATCTACAACCAATTATTAAAGGAAAAATGTTAAATAAAATTAATAATCCAAATCAAGATGTTATTAGAGACATTAAAAATAAGGAACTAAGTAAAGCATTCGATAACACTTTCGTAGTTTCCTATACTATAGTTTTTTTATTGTCCATATGTGCATTATTTACTGATAGAAAACAAACGGATATTGAAAAACTCATAGTATAA
- a CDS encoding HlyD family efflux transporter periplasmic adaptor subunit, with protein sequence MKFKIESLDDLSESRQVMENEPNKFISIFVYILLAVIISFILWACFSEKEVVVNVTGMVKPNEQSYVVSNPIAGEIKEVYMKNGQTIKKDEVLYKTDDTPLQTQRSKVDGQKKVLTNDINNLGKLKKSIADNTNYFKESKEEKEHYYKYESYTLGNKASIEDKTNLINSKNDSVNQINHLEKSIKSIEDNKNYNAKGSIYNEQFNNYQISRKSIDGKIQQLVISKKVLQNKIGSGDAIAQIDAEIQDNKNGLIKLESDIKLEARKSINELRGQLKTTNSNVIKFDEGVNLSKEKNKITLLAQIEEKLNSNDEKLKEVDASLKEINENIEKCKVKSNIDGKLDIKANLQPGIIIQTGAIVANILPKSNAYKVELIIPDKDIANIKDGQEIKYSFTSLPYNEYGFLKGSMESISVNSQTDSEKGIVFYKGEGILKNNILYSHKNEEAVIKPGMTCEARIITRREKMLYYLLEKLNFKD encoded by the coding sequence ATGAAATTTAAAATAGAAAGTTTGGATGACCTTAGTGAAAGTAGGCAAGTAATGGAAAATGAACCTAATAAGTTCATAAGTATATTTGTTTATATTTTATTAGCAGTAATTATTTCTTTCATACTATGGGCGTGTTTTAGTGAAAAAGAAGTTGTAGTTAACGTAACGGGAATGGTAAAACCAAATGAACAATCTTATGTAGTGTCTAACCCCATAGCTGGAGAAATAAAAGAAGTATATATGAAAAATGGACAAACTATAAAAAAAGATGAGGTTTTATATAAAACAGATGATACCCCATTACAAACTCAGAGGAGTAAAGTTGACGGTCAAAAAAAAGTTTTAACAAATGATATTAATAACTTAGGTAAACTAAAGAAAAGCATTGCTGATAATACTAACTATTTTAAGGAGAGTAAAGAAGAAAAAGAGCATTATTATAAATATGAAAGTTATACTCTTGGTAATAAAGCGTCAATTGAAGATAAAACTAATTTAATAAACTCTAAAAATGATTCAGTTAATCAAATAAATCATTTAGAAAAATCAATTAAATCAATCGAAGATAATAAAAATTATAATGCAAAGGGAAGTATTTATAATGAGCAGTTTAATAATTATCAAATTTCAAGAAAATCTATAGATGGTAAAATACAACAATTAGTAATAAGCAAAAAAGTATTACAAAATAAAATAGGGTCTGGTGATGCAATAGCACAAATTGATGCTGAAATACAAGATAATAAGAATGGGTTAATTAAATTAGAGAGTGATATTAAATTGGAGGCTAGGAAGTCAATCAATGAATTAAGGGGACAATTAAAAACTACTAATAGCAATGTAATTAAATTTGATGAAGGAGTAAATTTATCAAAAGAAAAAAACAAAATAACATTACTAGCTCAAATAGAGGAAAAGTTAAATTCAAATGATGAAAAGTTAAAAGAAGTGGATGCTAGCTTGAAGGAAATTAATGAAAATATAGAAAAGTGTAAGGTTAAATCTAATATTGACGGAAAGCTTGATATTAAGGCCAATTTACAACCTGGAATAATAATTCAAACTGGGGCAATAGTTGCTAATATTTTGCCTAAATCAAATGCTTATAAAGTTGAATTAATTATACCTGATAAAGATATCGCAAATATAAAGGATGGACAGGAGATTAAATATAGTTTTACTTCATTACCATATAATGAATATGGATTTTTGAAAGGTAGTATGGAAAGCATAAGTGTTAATTCTCAAACGGATAGTGAAAAGGGTATTGTTTTTTATAAAGGAGAAGGAATATTAAAAAATAATATTTTATATAGTCATAAAAATGAAGAAGCAGTAATAAAACCAGGCATGACATGTGAAGCAAGAATAATTACACGAAGAGAAAAGATGTTATATTATTTACTAGAAAAATTAAATTTTAAAGATTAA